A DNA window from Corallococcus soli contains the following coding sequences:
- a CDS encoding vWA domain-containing protein, with the protein MRRSTLLLSLAGLLVVGALALDALTKLNAPRNHPPTHVASAPLPAPGTGPDQSHTVVQPGEAPIHLVLPVGVGQPASGKAGPLELTGKLSGAYVRAGPGEAFAWFELSARKPETVQRVPVNLALVVDRSGSMMGGKLEDAKRAAQALVRQLNAGDRLALVHYGSNVTTLPSVVIDEQTRASLLQAISRIEVEGATNISGGLQAAAEAVRPYTREYRVTRTILLSDGQPTEGLVSNTGLFSEVGRMRELGITVSALGVGEGFNDVLMRGMAERGGGFSGFISDSAELASIFTRELEQAASTVARNVNLVLTLPPGVSSVEVMGLPSTRQGNTVRVPLYDLTGGQSARVVAKVTLDAPASGAEMSVLAASLDYVDVTADLPSQVLLTLSAKVTDSEQVVHANLDRDVRVHAIRALGTQQLHAAAEEMKSGNRQGAIDLLTNARRLFGSSASALAGEIADVDAAQAAYGKAHDEGDVRREMLQLKRKTMKSFGQNNSY; encoded by the coding sequence ATGCGCCGCTCCACCCTGCTGCTGTCCCTTGCTGGCCTGCTGGTCGTGGGCGCGCTCGCGCTCGACGCGCTCACGAAGCTGAACGCGCCCCGGAACCACCCGCCCACCCACGTCGCGTCGGCCCCGCTGCCGGCGCCGGGCACGGGGCCGGACCAGAGCCACACGGTGGTGCAGCCGGGCGAGGCGCCCATCCACCTGGTGCTGCCCGTGGGCGTGGGGCAGCCCGCGTCAGGCAAGGCCGGCCCGCTGGAGCTGACCGGCAAGCTGTCCGGCGCGTACGTGCGCGCGGGGCCGGGTGAGGCCTTCGCGTGGTTCGAGCTGTCGGCGCGCAAGCCGGAGACCGTCCAGCGCGTGCCGGTGAACCTGGCGCTGGTGGTGGACCGCTCCGGCTCCATGATGGGCGGCAAGCTGGAGGACGCGAAGCGCGCGGCCCAGGCCCTGGTGCGGCAGCTCAACGCGGGCGACCGGCTGGCGCTGGTGCACTACGGCTCCAACGTGACGACGCTGCCCAGCGTGGTCATCGACGAGCAGACGCGCGCGTCGCTGCTCCAGGCCATCTCAAGGATTGAGGTGGAGGGCGCCACCAACATCAGCGGCGGGCTCCAGGCCGCGGCGGAGGCGGTGCGCCCCTACACCCGGGAGTACCGGGTGACGCGCACCATCCTGCTGAGCGACGGCCAGCCCACCGAAGGGTTGGTGTCCAACACGGGCCTGTTCTCCGAGGTGGGCCGGATGCGCGAGCTGGGCATCACCGTGAGCGCGCTGGGCGTGGGCGAGGGCTTCAACGACGTGCTGATGCGCGGCATGGCCGAGCGCGGCGGCGGCTTCTCCGGCTTCATCAGCGATTCAGCGGAGCTGGCCTCCATCTTCACGCGGGAGCTGGAGCAGGCCGCCAGCACCGTGGCGCGCAACGTCAACCTCGTGCTGACGCTGCCGCCGGGCGTGAGCAGCGTGGAGGTGATGGGCCTGCCGTCCACGCGCCAGGGCAACACGGTGCGCGTGCCCCTGTATGATTTGACGGGCGGCCAGTCCGCGCGCGTGGTGGCCAAGGTGACGCTGGACGCGCCCGCGAGCGGCGCGGAGATGAGCGTGCTGGCCGCCAGCCTGGACTACGTGGACGTGACGGCGGACCTGCCGTCCCAGGTGCTCCTGACCCTGAGCGCGAAGGTGACGGACAGCGAACAGGTGGTGCACGCGAACCTGGACCGGGACGTGCGCGTGCACGCCATCCGCGCGCTGGGCACGCAGCAATTGCACGCGGCGGCGGAGGAGATGAAGAGCGGCAACCGTCAGGGAGCCATCGATCTGCTCACCAACGCGCGTCGCCTCTTCGGCAGTTCGGCGTCCGCGCTCGCCGGGGAGATTGCGGACGTGGACGCGGCCCAGGCAGCCTATGGCAAGGCCCACGACGAAGGCGACGTGCGGCGTGAGATGCTCCAGTTGAAGCGCAAGACGATGAAGAGCTTCGGGCAGAACAACTCCTACTAG